A single genomic interval of Microbacterium oleivorans harbors:
- a CDS encoding SOS response-associated peptidase, with protein MCGRFVVARVGSELAGVLRAEVVPDDLPAPSFNVAPTARASIVLDSAKTEPPTRRLAPARWGLVPAWAKDPSGGARAFNARSEEAAEKPMFRKALVSRRAVIPASGYYEWQGEAGAKVPHYIRPRGDEPLFFAGLYEWWKDDARADEDAERWLLSFTILTRAAVGGLERIHDRMPLVIDVDHADVWLDPTTEYPADLLDAVVDAAPDVVETLTWFPVGSAVGNVRNDDPSLIERADAASA; from the coding sequence ATGTGCGGTCGTTTCGTCGTTGCCCGTGTCGGCTCCGAGCTCGCGGGAGTCCTCCGCGCCGAGGTCGTCCCCGACGATCTTCCCGCCCCGTCCTTCAATGTGGCGCCGACGGCGCGCGCCTCGATCGTTCTGGATTCGGCCAAGACCGAGCCGCCGACCCGGCGCCTCGCGCCGGCGCGCTGGGGGCTCGTCCCCGCCTGGGCAAAAGACCCGAGCGGCGGCGCCCGCGCCTTCAACGCCCGGTCCGAAGAGGCGGCCGAGAAGCCGATGTTCCGAAAGGCCCTGGTCTCGCGCCGGGCCGTCATCCCCGCGTCCGGCTACTACGAGTGGCAGGGCGAAGCGGGGGCGAAGGTCCCGCACTACATTCGTCCTCGCGGCGATGAGCCCCTCTTCTTCGCGGGGCTCTACGAGTGGTGGAAGGACGACGCACGAGCCGATGAGGATGCCGAACGCTGGCTGCTGAGCTTCACGATCCTCACGCGCGCCGCGGTCGGCGGTCTGGAGCGGATCCACGACCGGATGCCGCTCGTGATCGACGTCGACCACGCCGACGTGTGGCTCGACCCGACCACGGAGTACCCCGCCGATCTCCTCGATGCCGTCGTCGACGCGGCGCCCGACGTCGTCGAGACGCTCACCTGGTTCCCGGTCGGATCCGCCGTCGGCAACGTGCGCAACGACGATCCGTCGTTGATCGAGCGTGCTGACGCCGCGTCCGCC